From the Streptomyces nigrescens genome, one window contains:
- a CDS encoding cupin domain-containing protein translates to MDEHRTSRDRLPEALIDFYGLVPLPQEGGRYRRTWAGPERADGRPEGTAIVMLLTAEPGDFSALHRLPSDEIWHFYRGDPLTLFLLREDGGGDTARTVVLGPDVLGGQHVQFTVPAGTWMAAEVADGGSWTLFGCTMAPGFTFEDYEHGDAAVLAARFPREAAWITALSRP, encoded by the coding sequence ATGGATGAGCACCGCACCTCCCGTGACCGCCTCCCCGAGGCGCTGATCGACTTCTACGGGCTGGTGCCGCTGCCCCAAGAGGGCGGGCGGTACCGGCGTACATGGGCAGGCCCCGAGCGTGCCGACGGGCGGCCCGAGGGGACGGCGATCGTGATGCTGCTGACCGCCGAGCCGGGCGACTTCTCCGCGCTGCACCGGCTCCCGTCCGACGAGATCTGGCACTTCTACCGGGGCGATCCGCTCACCCTGTTCCTCCTCCGGGAGGACGGCGGCGGGGACACGGCCCGTACGGTCGTCCTCGGGCCGGACGTCCTGGGCGGGCAGCATGTCCAGTTCACGGTGCCGGCCGGTACCTGGATGGCCGCCGAGGTCGCCGACGGCGGCTCCTGGACGCTCTTCGGCTGCACGATGGCGCCCGGTTTCACCTTCGAGGACTACGAGCACGGGGACGCCGCCGTACTGGCCGCGCGCTTTCCCCGGGAGGCAGCGTGGATCACCGCCCTGAGCCGGCCATGA
- a CDS encoding TetR family transcriptional regulator yields the protein MVEHAPSTTDAVPDTAPAAASAAMSDAAADHAGAPDAEGPAPGEAADPARPRRSAATRAAILAAARDRFAADGYERATIRAIARDADIDPSMVMRYYGNKAGLFAAASEIEVHAPDLTHFPREEAGARLVRHFVERWECDETLTAMMRVGVTNEAGAERMRGVFAEQIKPVLAAVCPVPEEAPTRAALIASQILGMALCRYVLHLPPAVGLSHDEVIAWLAPTVQRYLTAEHP from the coding sequence ATGGTCGAACATGCCCCCTCCACCACGGATGCCGTGCCGGACACCGCCCCCGCCGCGGCATCCGCCGCGATGTCCGATGCCGCCGCGGACCACGCCGGCGCCCCCGACGCCGAGGGCCCCGCGCCCGGCGAAGCGGCCGACCCCGCCCGCCCCCGCCGCTCCGCCGCGACCCGGGCCGCGATCCTCGCCGCCGCCAGGGACCGCTTCGCCGCGGACGGCTACGAGCGCGCCACCATCCGCGCCATCGCCAGGGACGCGGACATCGACCCGTCGATGGTGATGCGCTACTACGGCAACAAGGCCGGCCTCTTCGCCGCCGCCTCCGAGATCGAAGTGCACGCCCCGGACCTCACCCACTTCCCGCGCGAGGAGGCCGGTGCCCGGCTCGTCCGCCATTTCGTGGAGCGCTGGGAGTGCGACGAGACACTGACGGCGATGATGCGCGTCGGCGTCACCAACGAGGCGGGCGCGGAGCGGATGCGCGGCGTGTTCGCGGAGCAGATCAAGCCGGTCCTCGCCGCGGTCTGCCCGGTGCCCGAGGAGGCGCCGACCCGCGCCGCGCTGATCGCCTCCCAGATACTCGGCATGGCGCTGTGCCGCTATGTACTGCACCTCCCGCCGGCCGTCGGCCTCAGCCACGACGAGGTCATCGCCTGGCTGGCGCCCACCGTCCAGCGCTATCTGACGGCCGAACACCCCTGA
- a CDS encoding helix-turn-helix domain-containing protein: MAAPRRDTRGIVDAPGLFTRVRFRRRTPAEPLRPYVEHYWLIDWDLSEPYATHVVPHPCVNLVFQRYADRPGFGEVAGVGLELFEQKLAGRGRVCGVQFRPGGFRPFTPERPATDWTDRRLPLAAAFGPTDAAAAVLEPDGEDARVAALDAFLIPLLRAGPRTLAQAELAMGLADRIRTDRTIRRVADFARAEGLSVRALQRLFAGYVGVSPKWVLLRYRVHEALERAASGAEVDWAALAAELGYSDQAHLVRDVTATVGVPPTAYAR, translated from the coding sequence ATGGCCGCTCCACGGCGCGACACCCGGGGCATCGTGGACGCCCCCGGTCTCTTCACGCGGGTGCGCTTCCGCCGCCGCACGCCCGCCGAACCGCTGCGCCCCTATGTCGAGCATTACTGGCTGATCGACTGGGATCTGTCCGAGCCGTACGCCACGCATGTCGTCCCGCATCCGTGCGTGAACCTCGTCTTCCAGCGATACGCCGACCGGCCCGGGTTCGGCGAGGTCGCGGGCGTGGGGCTGGAGCTGTTCGAGCAGAAGCTGGCGGGGCGCGGGCGGGTGTGCGGGGTGCAGTTCCGGCCCGGTGGCTTCCGGCCGTTCACCCCGGAGCGGCCGGCCACGGACTGGACGGACCGCCGGCTGCCGCTGGCCGCGGCCTTCGGGCCCACCGACGCCGCGGCCGCCGTACTGGAGCCGGACGGCGAGGACGCCCGGGTGGCCGCGCTCGACGCCTTTCTGATCCCGCTGCTGCGGGCCGGGCCGCGGACTCTCGCCCAGGCCGAGCTCGCCATGGGGCTGGCCGACCGGATCCGCACGGACCGTACGATCCGCCGGGTCGCGGACTTCGCACGGGCCGAGGGCCTGTCCGTACGGGCCCTGCAGCGGCTCTTCGCCGGATATGTCGGGGTCAGCCCCAAGTGGGTGCTGCTGCGCTACCGGGTGCACGAGGCCCTGGAGCGCGCCGCCTCCGGTGCGGAGGTCGACTGGGCCGCGCTCGCCGCCGAGCTGGGCTACAGCGACCAGGCGCATCTGGTCCGCGATGTCACCGCCACCGTCGGGGTCCCGCCGACCGCGTACGCGCGGTGA
- a CDS encoding YnfA family protein produces MLIARSAALFAVAALFEIGGAWLVWQGVREHKGWAWIGAGVLALGVYGFVATLQPDADFGRILAAYGGVFVAGSLAWGMVADGYRPDRWDVIGALVCLAGMAVIMYAPRGR; encoded by the coding sequence ATGCTGATCGCCCGCTCCGCCGCCCTCTTCGCCGTCGCCGCCCTCTTCGAGATCGGCGGAGCCTGGCTGGTCTGGCAGGGCGTCCGCGAGCACAAGGGCTGGGCCTGGATCGGCGCCGGAGTGCTCGCGCTCGGTGTCTACGGCTTCGTCGCGACGCTCCAGCCGGACGCCGATTTCGGCCGGATCCTCGCCGCGTACGGCGGTGTCTTCGTCGCCGGATCGCTGGCCTGGGGCATGGTCGCCGACGGATACCGCCCCGACCGCTGGGACGTGATCGGCGCGCTGGTCTGCCTGGCCGGCATGGCAGTGATCATGTACGCCCCCAGGGGACGTTGA
- a CDS encoding FAD-dependent monooxygenase encodes MDAMNRRTGRSESGAGPAREARDTDVIVVGAGPTGLLLAGDLAEAGLGVTLLERRPAEISNLTRALVVHARTLEQLDARGLADELVAGGHPLTGLRLFGRVTIDPTRLRTRFPFVLVTPQFEVERLLERRARRAGVTFRHDSEVLGLDQDADGVTVRFRTAEGLGAIRAAHVVGTDGVRSTIREAIGLPFPGKSVIRSLVLADVRLAQEPDSPLMVNANGEAFALIASFGGGLYRVIGWNRHHQADDDAPADLDEIRELTRLALGSDYGMHDARWVSRFHSDERQVPAYRVGRVFLAGDAAHVHSPAGAMGMNTGLQDAANLSWKLAAVLQGHAPDSLLDSYQTERHPVGKQALRSSGALIRVALLPTGPGRAVRTLATQVVNRLRPLSRRAIRTISGIGIAYPAGPGAHPLAGHRAPDIRLAGGGRLYELLRQGRFVLITPAGEPGVPQAPAGGGDSPHPGDGRVVTAFWRSPRRTALLVRPDGYIAWATDATAPAERAAALRGALAHWTGVEDGAPIATALTPPAHAADTPAGR; translated from the coding sequence ATGGACGCCATGAACCGCAGGACCGGCCGGAGCGAGAGCGGGGCCGGCCCGGCCCGCGAGGCGCGCGACACGGACGTCATCGTCGTGGGCGCCGGACCGACCGGCCTGCTGCTCGCCGGAGACCTCGCCGAGGCGGGGCTGGGCGTCACGCTCCTGGAGCGACGCCCCGCCGAGATCAGCAACCTCACCCGCGCCCTGGTCGTGCATGCTCGCACCCTGGAGCAGCTCGATGCCCGCGGTCTCGCCGATGAGCTGGTCGCCGGCGGCCATCCGCTCACCGGCCTCCGTCTCTTCGGCCGGGTCACCATCGACCCGACCCGGCTCCGCACCCGCTTCCCCTTCGTGCTGGTCACGCCCCAGTTCGAGGTCGAGCGGCTGCTGGAGCGCCGGGCCCGCCGGGCCGGTGTCACCTTCCGCCACGACTCCGAGGTGCTCGGTCTCGACCAGGACGCCGACGGTGTGACGGTGCGCTTCCGCACCGCCGAGGGGCTCGGCGCCATCCGCGCCGCCCATGTCGTCGGCACCGACGGCGTCCGCAGCACCATCCGCGAGGCGATCGGCCTGCCCTTCCCCGGCAAGTCCGTGATCCGCTCCCTGGTGCTCGCCGATGTCCGGCTGGCCCAGGAGCCCGACTCCCCGCTGATGGTCAATGCCAACGGCGAGGCGTTCGCGCTGATCGCCTCGTTCGGCGGCGGCCTGTACCGCGTCATCGGCTGGAACCGCCACCACCAGGCCGACGACGACGCCCCGGCCGACCTCGACGAGATCCGCGAGCTGACCCGGCTCGCCCTCGGCAGTGACTACGGCATGCATGACGCCCGCTGGGTCTCCCGCTTCCACAGCGACGAGCGCCAGGTCCCCGCCTACCGGGTCGGCCGCGTCTTCCTCGCCGGCGACGCCGCGCATGTGCACTCCCCCGCCGGCGCCATGGGCATGAACACCGGCCTGCAGGACGCCGCCAACCTCAGTTGGAAGCTGGCCGCCGTGCTCCAGGGCCACGCCCCCGACAGCCTGTTGGACAGCTATCAGACCGAGCGCCACCCGGTGGGCAAGCAGGCCCTGCGCAGCAGCGGCGCCCTCATCCGGGTCGCCCTGCTGCCGACCGGCCCCGGGCGCGCCGTGCGCACCCTCGCCACCCAGGTCGTCAACCGTCTGCGGCCGCTGTCCCGCCGGGCGATCCGCACCATCTCCGGCATCGGCATCGCCTATCCGGCCGGGCCCGGCGCCCATCCCCTCGCGGGCCACCGCGCCCCCGACATCCGGCTGGCCGGCGGCGGCCGCCTCTATGAGCTCCTCCGCCAGGGCCGGTTCGTCCTCATCACCCCCGCCGGCGAGCCCGGCGTCCCCCAGGCTCCGGCGGGCGGCGGGGACTCCCCTCACCCGGGCGACGGCCGCGTGGTGACCGCCTTCTGGCGGAGCCCCCGCCGCACGGCCCTTCTCGTCCGCCCCGACGGCTATATCGCCTGGGCCACCGACGCCACCGCCCCCGCCGAGCGCGCCGCGGCGCTACGGGGCGCCCTCGCCCACTGGACCGGGGTCGAGGACGGGGCCCCCATAGCCACCGCCCTCACCCCTCCAGCACATGCCGCAGATACGCCCGCGGGTCGTTGA
- a CDS encoding AAA family ATPase — translation MLIERAYVDVPEGAGAAEDGWPWTVPCVRQMAKEGLAFRAPVTFLVGENGSGKSTLAEALAEGFGLDSYGGSAGYKYASSREASLLGGLMRFDPTQEGRRMVRGPRVRRRGFFLRAETAMEALNRERSALKLSRSPDDMSHGEGFLMAFRERFSQRGLYVMDEPEAALSFSSCLELVGLMDELGSGGAQIICATHSPLLTALPGAEIVEVGEHGMRRVEWAELGLVDHWRRYLNDPRAYLRHVLEG, via the coding sequence ATGCTGATCGAACGGGCTTACGTGGACGTTCCGGAGGGAGCGGGGGCGGCCGAGGACGGCTGGCCCTGGACGGTGCCGTGTGTGCGCCAGATGGCCAAGGAGGGGCTGGCCTTCCGCGCTCCGGTCACCTTCCTGGTGGGGGAGAACGGTTCGGGGAAATCGACCCTGGCCGAGGCGCTGGCGGAGGGTTTCGGGCTGGATTCCTACGGCGGCTCGGCCGGATACAAGTACGCCAGCTCACGGGAGGCGTCACTGCTCGGCGGACTGATGCGGTTCGACCCGACGCAGGAGGGGCGCCGGATGGTGCGCGGGCCGCGGGTCCGCCGACGGGGGTTCTTCCTGCGGGCCGAGACGGCGATGGAAGCGCTGAACCGGGAGCGGAGCGCGCTGAAGCTGTCGCGGTCCCCGGACGACATGAGCCATGGCGAGGGCTTTCTGATGGCTTTCCGGGAGCGGTTCTCGCAGCGGGGCCTGTATGTGATGGACGAGCCGGAGGCGGCGCTGTCCTTCTCCTCCTGCCTGGAACTGGTGGGGCTGATGGATGAGTTGGGGAGCGGTGGCGCGCAGATCATCTGCGCCACCCACTCCCCGCTGCTGACGGCGCTGCCCGGCGCCGAGATCGTCGAGGTCGGCGAGCACGGGATGCGGCGCGTGGAGTGGGCGGAGCTGGGGCTGGTCGACCACTGGCGGCGCTATCTCAACGACCCGCGGGCGTATCTGCGGCATGTGCTGGAGGGGTGA
- a CDS encoding SDR family NAD(P)-dependent oxidoreductase, whose product MTDTPSDTPSDTPSDAPRHPGLPDLRGQVALVTGAAGVLGRGIALRFAAAGAAVVAHYRTGADAARELVAQIEADGGSALALRADLAVEEECHQLVTEAAGWRGRLTALVNNAGVQPTQELAAMSLADWRAVADPNVHSVFACTQAAAAVMRAAGGGSVTHIASIEADRPAPRHAHYCASKAAVVMHARAAALEYGPDGIRVNSVSPGLIDRPGLAEDWPEGVRRWQAAVPAGRLGTPEDVGDACVFLASPMASWITGHELVVDGGVSARPTW is encoded by the coding sequence ATGACCGACACCCCGTCCGACACTCCGTCCGACACCCCGTCCGACGCCCCCCGCCACCCCGGCCTCCCCGACCTCCGGGGCCAGGTCGCCCTCGTCACCGGCGCCGCCGGCGTCCTCGGCCGGGGTATCGCGCTGCGGTTCGCCGCCGCGGGCGCCGCCGTCGTCGCGCACTACCGCACGGGCGCCGACGCGGCGCGGGAGCTGGTCGCGCAGATCGAGGCGGACGGCGGGAGCGCGCTGGCGCTGCGCGCCGATCTGGCCGTCGAGGAGGAGTGCCACCAACTGGTGACGGAGGCGGCCGGCTGGCGCGGGCGGCTGACCGCGCTGGTGAACAACGCGGGCGTGCAGCCGACCCAGGAGCTGGCGGCGATGTCGCTCGCCGACTGGCGGGCGGTGGCGGACCCGAATGTGCACAGCGTCTTCGCCTGCACCCAGGCCGCGGCGGCCGTGATGCGGGCGGCCGGCGGCGGCTCGGTGACCCATATCGCCTCGATCGAGGCGGACCGTCCGGCGCCGCGGCATGCCCACTACTGCGCGTCGAAGGCGGCGGTGGTGATGCATGCCCGCGCGGCGGCGCTGGAGTACGGGCCGGACGGTATCCGCGTCAACAGCGTCTCGCCGGGCCTGATCGACCGGCCCGGCCTGGCGGAGGACTGGCCGGAGGGGGTGCGGCGCTGGCAAGCGGCGGTGCCCGCAGGGCGGTTGGGCACCCCCGAGGACGTGGGCGACGCCTGCGTCTTCCTCGCCTCGCCGATGGCGTCCTGGATCACCGGTCACGAGCTGGTCGTGGACGGCGGTGTCTCGGCCCGCCCCACGTGGTGA
- a CDS encoding TIGR03086 family metal-binding protein, translating to MSDRRDISDETHSGAPAHPAQPARTPQTARTPQPAQAAHATRPAPPISALLDAAARAALPVLREVRDDQLGWPTPCAEYDVRALLNHLFQVVVAFRSLAAKKDVDFSSTPDRLGEYGAQWPDRFADASAQLVEAWAAPGAEDGLTGGMQLPARTVGAMVLLDLTVHAWDLARATGRPYTPAEGCVAELRTLVAQMAPTARKMNVFAEPAPVPPGASDLEVLLAETGRDPHWTAG from the coding sequence ATGAGCGACAGACGAGACATCTCGGACGAAACACACAGCGGTGCACCGGCTCACCCGGCACAGCCAGCACGGACGCCACAGACAGCACGGACGCCACAGCCGGCACAGGCAGCCCATGCGACCCGCCCGGCCCCACCGATCAGCGCGCTGCTCGACGCGGCGGCCAGGGCGGCGCTCCCCGTACTGCGCGAGGTCCGCGACGACCAGCTGGGGTGGCCGACACCCTGCGCCGAGTACGACGTCCGCGCGCTGCTCAACCACCTCTTCCAGGTCGTCGTCGCTTTCCGGTCGCTGGCCGCCAAGAAGGACGTGGACTTCAGCAGCACCCCAGACCGGCTCGGCGAGTACGGGGCGCAGTGGCCCGACCGGTTCGCGGACGCGTCGGCGCAGCTGGTCGAGGCGTGGGCGGCGCCGGGCGCGGAGGACGGGCTGACCGGCGGGATGCAGCTGCCGGCCAGGACCGTCGGCGCGATGGTGCTGCTGGATCTGACCGTGCACGCCTGGGACCTGGCGCGGGCGACCGGCCGGCCGTACACACCGGCCGAGGGCTGTGTGGCCGAGCTGCGGACGCTGGTCGCCCAGATGGCTCCCACGGCCCGCAAGATGAACGTCTTCGCCGAACCGGCCCCCGTACCGCCCGGCGCCTCCGACCTGGAGGTGCTGCTGGCGGAGACGGGCCGCGACCCGCACTGGACGGCCGGCTGA